In Kryptolebias marmoratus isolate JLee-2015 linkage group LG4, ASM164957v2, whole genome shotgun sequence, the following proteins share a genomic window:
- the LOC108235575 gene encoding methyltransferase-like protein 7A, translating into MRFYFMKLCRLFCLALSFPLYLLDMMGLRCLYRRLFPLLVYNITFSYNRKMHKVKRELFRNLARFANPDGTLRLLEVGCGSGANFEFYPHGCTVTCADPNPHFEPYLRRRMHANGHLTYAGFLTVSAEDMRDIRDESADVVVGTLVLCSVDDVPKVLQEVRRVLRAGGAFYFLEHVVSDSSLRTFFYQCIFEPLWYYLGDGCIVTRTTWKDLEAAGFAELHLRHIEAPEVSLMIRPHIMGYSIK; encoded by the exons ATGCGCTTTTATTTCATGAAACTCTGCAGGTTATTTTGTCTGGCGTTGAGTTTCCCCCTTTATTTACTGGACATGATGGGCCTGCGCTGTCTGTACAGACGTCTGTTTCCCCTGCTCGTCTACAACATCACGTTTTCATACAACCGCAAAATGCACAAAGTAAAGCGGGAGCTCTTCCGAAACCTGGCGAGGTTCGCGAACCCCGACGGCACGCTCCGCCTGCTGGAGGTCGGCTGCGGGAGCGGCGCCAACTTCGAGTTCTACCCCCACGGCTGCACGGTGACCTGCGCCGACCCCAACCCGCACTTCGAGCCGTACCTGCGGAGGCGCATGCACGCGAACGGGCACCTGACGTACGCGGGGTTTTTAACCGTCTCCGCGGAGGACATGAGGGACATACGGGACGAGTCCGCGGACGTCGTAGTCGGCACGCTGGTCCTGTGCTCTGTGGACGACGTCCCGAAGGTCCTGCAGGAGGTCCGGAGAGTCCTCAGAGCC GGAGGAGCCTTCTACTTTTTGGAGCACGTCGTCTCCGATTCGTCGTTGCGGACATTCTTCTATCAGTGCATATTTGAGCCTCTTTGGTACTACCTTGGGGATGGATGCATAGTAACCAGAACAACATGGAAAGACCTGGAGGCGGCTGGCTTCGCAGAGCTTCATCTAAGACACATCGAGGCTCCAGAGGTTTCTTTAATGATAAGGCCACACATCATGGGATATTCTATcaaatga
- the dip2bb gene encoding disco-interacting protein 2 homolog B-A — MTDRGLDLTALPKEVRDQLAELDLELSEGDITQKGYEKKRTKLLAPYIIQTPVAPPRNDVPPPAPSSSSQAPPPASSSRYRERRSRRTHRGGGTRDDRYRSDVHSEAVQAALAKHKEEKMALPMPTKRRSTYVQSPIEARTPPDSSSGSDDETSVRRQSSVVAPLPPVNANLQSPDCWINRSAQGSSTSSSASSTLSHGEAKPQPQSQPQPQYKPQYQPLYQPPEPRRAAAVTDMLAQSRIAPSENSAPPPDVTAVAPPARGPRVDLPNNAVVRGMSRVQSRSSMMETADGVPVSSRVSTKIQQLLNTLKRPKRPPLSEFFTDDSEEIVQVPQPDPNTPKPEGRQIIPVKGEPLGVVSNWPPALQAALARWGATQGKSPALTALDITGKPLYTLTYGKLWSRSVKLAYTLLNKLGNKNEQILKPGDRVALVYPNSDPGMFWVAFYGCLLAEVIPVPIEVPLSRKDAGISQVGFLLGSCGVGLALTSEICLKGLPKTPTGEILQFKGWPRMKWVITDSKYLTKPSKDWQPHIPTANTEPAYIEYKASKEGTVVGVAVSKVAMLTHCQALTQACNYCEGETLVNVLDFKKDMGLWHGVLTSIMNRIHTISVPYAVMKACPLSWVQRVHIHKARVALVKCRDLHWAMMAHRDQRDISLASLRMLIVADGANPWSVSSCDAFLNLFQPHGLKPEVICPCAASPEAMTVAIRRPGVPGAPLPARAILSLSGLSHGAIRVNTEDKNSALTVQDVGHVMPGALMCIVKPDGPPQLCKTDEIGEIIINSRAGGTMYYGLPGLTKNTFEVIPVNANGVPIGEIPFVRSGLLGFVGPGSLIFVVGKIEGLLMVSGRRHNADDLVATALAVEPVKTVYRGRIAVFSVTVFYDERVVIVAEQRPDASEEDSFQWMSRVLQAIDSIHQVGLYCLALVPANTLPKTPLGGIHISDTKQFFLEGNLHPCNILMCPHTCVTNLPKPRQKQPVGVGPASVMVGNLVAGKRIAQAAGRDLGMIEDQDLVRKHQYLTEALQWRAQTDPDHVLYVLLNAKGVTVGTATCVQLHKRAEKIAAALTEKGSINTGENVVLLYPPGIDLIAAFYGCLYAGCVPVNVRPPHPQNLSATLPTVRMIIDVSKAACILTTQNLMRTLRSKEAAASVNIKTWPTIIDTDDLPRRRPPQIYKPPTAEMIAYLDFSVSTTGMLTGVKISHAAVSALCRSIKLQCELYSSRQIAICMDPYCGLGFVLWCLASVYSGHQSVLIPPFELESCLSLWLSTLSQYRIRDTFCSYSVMELCTKGLGTQTESLRARGVNLSCVRSCVVIAEERPRLALTQSFSKLFKDVGLSSRAVSTAFGSRVNLAICLQGTTGPDPCTVYVDMKSLRHDRVRLVERGAPQSLPLMESGKILPGVRVIIVNPETRGPLGDSHLGEIWVNSPHNASGYYTIYGEESLQADHFNTKLSFGDPHTLWARTGYLGFVKRTELLDASGDRHDALFVVGSLDETLELRGLRYHPIDIELSVSRAHRSIAESAVFTWTNLLVVVSELCGSEQDALDLVPLITNVVLEEHHLIVGVVVIVDPGVIPINSRGEKQRMHLRDSFLADQLDPIYVAYNM, encoded by the exons tgGCACCCCCTAGGAATGACGTGCCCCCTCCGGCTCCCAGTTCCTCCAGCCAGGCGCCTCCCCCCGCCAGCTCATCCCGGTATCGTGAGCGCCGCTCCCGCAGAACGCATCGTGGCGGCGGAACCAGGGATGACCGCTACAGATCAG ATGTTCACAGTGAGGCCGTCCAAGCCGCCCTGGCTAAAcataaagaggagaaaatggcGCTTCCAATGCCGACCAAGAGGAGGTCCACCTACGTGCAGTCCCCCATCGAAGCTCGCACGCCACCAG acTCGTCGTCAGGTTCTGACGATGAGACATCCGTACGCAGACAGTCTTCGGTGGTCGCCCCCCTGCCGCCGGTCAACGCCAACTTGCAGAGCCCGGACTGTTGGATCAACCGCTCGGCCCAGGGCTCCTCCACGTCGTCCTCCGCCTCGTCCACGCTGTCGCACGGAGAGGCCAAACCCCAGCCTCAGAGCCAGCCGCAGCCTCAGTACAAGCCGCAGTACCAGCCTCTGTATCAGCCGCCGGAGCCGCGCCGCGCCGCGGCGGTCACAGACATGCTGGCTCAGAGTCGCATCG CTCCTTCTGAGAACAGCGCCCCCCCTCCGGATGTGACAGCTGTGGCCCCTCCAGCGAGGGGCCCGCGGGTGGACCTGCCCAACAACGCCGTCGTCCGGGGGATGAGTCGCGTGCAAAGCCGCTCGAGCATGATGGAGACCGCCGACG GAGTTCCTGTGAGCAGCAGAGTGTCCACGAAGATCCAGCAGCTGCTCAACACACTGAAGAGGCCCAAGAGACCGCCGCTCAGCGAGTTCTTCACCGACGACTCCGAGGAGATCGTCCAAG TTCCCCAGCCGGACCCCAACACGCCCAAGCCGGAGGGCCGTCAGATCATCCCGGTGAAAGGGGAGCCCCTGGGAGTCGTCAGTAACTGGCCCCCAGCCCTGCAGGCAGCCTTGGCTCGCTGGGGGGCCACTCAGGGAAAGAGCCCGGCTCTCACGGCTCTGGACATCACAGGCAAACCCCTCTACACACTGACTTATG gGAAGCTGTGGAGCCGCAGTGTGAAGCTGGCGTACACGCTGCTCAACAAGCTGGGCAACAAGAACGAGCAAATCCTCAAACCTGGAGACAGA GTGGCGCTGGTGTACCCAAACAGTGACCCTGGCATGTTCTGGGTGGCCTTCTACGGCTGCCTCCTGGCTGAGGTTATACCTGTACCTATTGAGGTGCCGCTGTCTCGGAAG GACGCGGGCATCAGCCAGGTGGGCTTCCTGCTTGGCAGCTGTGGTGTGGGTCTGGCTCTGACCAGTGAGATCTGCCTGAAAGGTCTCCCCAAGACCCCCACTGGTGAAATACTGcagttcaaag GCTGGCCTCGAATGAAATGGGTGATAACTGACTCAAAATACCTGACGAAGCCGTCTAAAGACTGGCAGCCGCACATTCCCACTGCGAACACTGAACCCGCTTACATCGAG TATAAGGCCAGCAAAGAGGGCACGGTGGTCGGGGTCGCTGTGTCTAAAGTGGCCATGCTGACCCACTGCCAAGCGCTGACCCAGGCCTGCAACTACTGTGAGG GGGAAACATTAGTGAACGTCCTGGACTTCAAAAAGGATATGGGCTTATGGCATGGCGTTCTCACG TCTATAATGAACAGGATACACACGATAAGCGTTCCCTATGCAGTGATGAAAGCTTGTCCCCTCTCCTGGGTGCAGAGGGTCCACATCCATAAAG CTCGTGTAGCTCTGGTGAAGTGCCGTGATCTGCACTGGGCCATGATGGCCCATCGGGACCAGAGAGATATCAGCTTAGCTTCTCTGCGAATGCTCATTGTTGCTGATGGTGCTAACCCTT GGTCGGTCTCTTCCTGCGATGCCTTCCTGAATCTGTTTCAGCCGCACGGCTTGAAGCCTGAGGTCATCTGTCCTTGTGCCGCCTCTCCTGAGGCCATGACTGTAGCTATACGCAG ACCGGGAGTCCCGGGCGCACCCCTGCCGGCCCGTGCCATCCTCTCCCTGAGCGGCCTGAGCCACGGCGCCATCAGGGTCAATACAGAAGACAAGAACTCCGCTCTGACCGTACAAGATGTGGGACACGTCATGCCCGGAG CTCTGATGTGCATAGTTAAGCCAGATGGACCTCCTCAGTTGTGTAAAACTGATGAGATAGGAGAGATAATAATCAATTCTCGTGCTGGGGGCACAATGTACTACGGCTTGCCTGGACTCACCAAAAACACCTTTGAG GTGATACCAGTCAATGCCAATGGAGTTCCTATTGGAGAGATTCCTTTTGTGCGGTCAGGACTGCTGGGCTTTGTGGGTCCA GGCAGTCTGATCTTTGTGGTGGGGAAGATAGAAGGTTTGCTGATGGTTAGCGGGCGAAGACACAACGCTGACGACCTGGTGGCCACTGCTCTCGCCGTGGAGCCTGTTAAGACGGTGTACCGTGGAAG GATTGCAGTGTTTTCAGTCACGGTGTTCTACGATGAGAGGGTTGTAATCGTGGCGGAGCAGAGGCCAGATGCCAGCGAGGAGGACAGCTTCCAGTGGATGAGCCGAGTGCTTCAG GCTATCGACAGCATCCACCAGGTGGGCCTCTACTGTCTGGCTCTGGTCCCGGCCAACACCTTACCCAAAACTCCCCTGGGCGGCATCCACATCTCTGACACCAAGCAGTTCTTCTTAGAGGGCAACCTACATCCCTGCAACATCCTGATGTGTCCCCACACGTGTGTCACCAACCTGCCCAAACCTCGCCAGAAGCAGCCGG TCGGCGTCGGTCCTGCGTCCGTCATGGTGGGAAACCTGGTGGCGGGGAAGCGGATCGCCCAGGCAGCGGGCCGGGACCTCGGCATGATCGAAGACCAGGATCTTGTCCGGAAG CATCAGTATTTGACGGAGGCTTTACAGTGGAGGGCGCAGACAGACCCGGACCACGTTCTCTACGTCCTTCTCAACGCAAAG GGTGTGACCGTCGGCACGGCAACCTGCGTTCAGCTTCACAAGCGAGCTGAGAAGATCGCCGCAGCTCTGACAGAGAAGGGCAGCATCAACACCGGGGAGAACGTTGTGCTGCTCTATCCACCTG gcATTGATTTGATCGCAGCCTTTTACGGCTGTCTCTACGCTGGTTGTGTCCCAGTAAACGTCAGGCCTCCTCACCCTCAGAACCTGTCAGCCACTCTGCCTACAGTCCGCATGATTATTGAC GTCAGTAAAGCCGCGTGCATCCTCACAACACAAAACCTCATGAGGACTCTGCGCTCCAAAGAGGCTGCAGCTTCGGTCAACATTAAAACATGGCCAACAATCATCGATACGG ATGACCTTCCTCGCCGCCGGCCCCCACAGATCTACAAGCCGCCCACAGCAGAGATGATAGCTTATCTGGATTTTAGCGTTTCCACCACAGGCATGCTCACTGGTGTCAAG ATCTCTCATGCAGCAGTCAGTGCACTGTGTCGCTCCATAAAGCTTCAGTGTGAGCTGTACTCCTCTCGTCAAATAGCCATCTGCATGGATCCCTACTGTGGTCTGGGCTTTGTCTTGTGGTGCCTCGCAAG TGTTTACTCAGGTCACCAGTCCGTCCTGATTCCTCCTTTTGAGCTGGAGAGCTGCTTGTCTCTGTGGCTGAGCACGCTCAGTCAGTACCGCATCAGGGACACCTTCTGCTCCTACTCTGTGATGGAGCTCTGCACTAAAGGACTGGGTACTCAGACCGAGTCCCTCAGG GCCCGCGGTGTGAACTTGTCGTGTGTGCGGAGCTGCGTGGTGATAGCAGAGGAGCGACCTCGCCTCGCTCTCACTCAGTCCTTCTCTAAGCTGTTTAAGGACGTGGGACTGTCGTCCAGGGCTGTCAGCACTGCTTTTGGCTCCAGGGTTAACCTTGCTATCTGCCTGCAG GGCACCACTGGTCCTGATCCCTGCACGGTGTATGTGGACATGAAGTCTCTACGCCATGACAG AGTGAGGCTGGTGGAAAGAGGAGCACCTCAGAGTCTTCCACTGATGGAGTCCGGCAAG ATACTGCCAGGTGTTAGGGTGATAATTGTAAACCCTGAGACCAGAGGCCCACTTGGTGATTCTCATCTGGGAGAG ATCTGGGTGAACAGCCCTCACAATGCCAGTGGCTACTACACCATCTACGGAGAGGAGAGTCTTCAGGCCGACCACTTCAACACCAAGCTCAGCTTTGGAGATCCACACACTTTATGGGCCAGAACCGGATACTTGGGTTTTGTGAAGAGGACGGAGCTGCTGGACGCCAGCGGAG ATCGGCACGATGCTCTGTTTGTGGTGGGCTCACTGGATGAAACACTGGAGCTGCGAGGGCTGCGCTACCATCCCATTGACATTGAATTGTCGGTGTCACGAGCTCACCGAAGTATTGCTGAGAG TGCTGTGTTTACGTGGACTAATCTGCTGGTGGTGGTGTCAGAGCTGTGCGGTTCAGAGCAGGATGCTCTGGACCTGGTGCCTCTGATTACAAATGTGGTCCTGGAGGAGCACCACCTCATCGTGGGCGTGGTGGTTATTGTGGACCCGGGGGTGATCCCCATCAACTCCAGAGGAGAGAAGCAACGCATGCACCTTCGCGACTCGTTCCTCGCCGACCAGCTGGATCCCATCTACGTCGCTTACAACATGTGA
- the atf1 gene encoding cyclic AMP-dependent transcription factor ATF-1 isoform X2 codes for MSLGGSSVAVVQLPGGQFQVQGVIQSAQPSVIQSPQVHPAQPQGTDSEDSQDSSDSGSAAQKTREILARRPSYRKILNDLSSEETSHIEGKDGSPASTGVTGVTVPTTPIYQTSSGQYITIAPNGTIQLATPGSEGIQGLQAVTMANSSGAQQAPTILQYAQTPDGQQILVPSNQVVVQGAGGEMQTYQIRTAPSSASLSQTVVMTSPVGLSQTKSDDPTLKREIRLAKNREAARECRRKKKEYVKCLENRVAVLENQNKTLIEELKTLKDLYCVKTG; via the exons ATGTCATTGGGTGGTTCTTCTGTGGCCGTTGTGCAGCTGCCTGGGGGTCAGTTTCAGGTTCAAGGAGTGATCCAGTCTGCGCAGCCATCAGTCATTCAGTCCCCTCAGGTGCACCCTGCACAG CCCCAGGGTACTGATAGTGAAGACTCACAGGACTCATCTGATAGTGGATCAGCAGCCCAAAAGACAAGAGAAATACTGGCAAGACGGCCTTCATATag AAAAATCCTGAATGACCTTTCATCTGAGGAAACATCACACATCGAAGGAAAGGACGGCAGCCCTGCCTCCACAGGAGTGACAGGTGTTACAGTACCGACCACCCCAATCTACCAGACCAGCAGCGGACAGTACA TTACCATTGCTCCTAATGGCACAATCCAGCTGGCAACACCAGGGTCCGAAGGCATTCAGGGACTACAGGCCGTCACTATGGCCAACTCGAGTGGAGCACAGCAAGCCCCCACCATTCTTCAGTACGCTCAGACGCCTGATGGCCAGCAGATACTCGTGCCGAGCAATCAGGTCGTCGTACAAG GTGCAGGAGGAGAAATGCAAACATACCAGATTCGCACAGCACCCTCATCTGCCTCCCTCTCTCAGACCGTAGTTATGACCTCTCCTGTTGGACTGTCCCAGACTAAGTCTGATGATCCAACACTGAAGAGAGAAATTAGGCTTGCAAAgaacag AGAGGCAGCCCGAGAGTGTCGACGGAAGAAAAAGGAGTATGTTAAATGCCTGGAAAACCGTGTCGCTGTACTCGAGAACCAAAACAAGACTCTGATCGAAGAACTCAAAACGTTAAAGGATCTTTACTGCGTTAAAACGGGATAA
- the atf1 gene encoding cyclic AMP-dependent transcription factor ATF-1 isoform X1, with the protein MEEVQQGSNGTESRAATIPTSITPSQFSQIAQQMSLGGSSVAVVQLPGGQFQVQGVIQSAQPSVIQSPQVHPAQPQGTDSEDSQDSSDSGSAAQKTREILARRPSYRKILNDLSSEETSHIEGKDGSPASTGVTGVTVPTTPIYQTSSGQYITIAPNGTIQLATPGSEGIQGLQAVTMANSSGAQQAPTILQYAQTPDGQQILVPSNQVVVQGAGGEMQTYQIRTAPSSASLSQTVVMTSPVGLSQTKSDDPTLKREIRLAKNREAARECRRKKKEYVKCLENRVAVLENQNKTLIEELKTLKDLYCVKTG; encoded by the exons ATGGAAGAAGTACAGCAGGGCAGCAATGGCACTGAGTCACGGGCTGCAACCATTCCCACCTCCATCACACCCTCTCAGTTCTCACAGATAGCCCAGCAG ATGTCATTGGGTGGTTCTTCTGTGGCCGTTGTGCAGCTGCCTGGGGGTCAGTTTCAGGTTCAAGGAGTGATCCAGTCTGCGCAGCCATCAGTCATTCAGTCCCCTCAGGTGCACCCTGCACAG CCCCAGGGTACTGATAGTGAAGACTCACAGGACTCATCTGATAGTGGATCAGCAGCCCAAAAGACAAGAGAAATACTGGCAAGACGGCCTTCATATag AAAAATCCTGAATGACCTTTCATCTGAGGAAACATCACACATCGAAGGAAAGGACGGCAGCCCTGCCTCCACAGGAGTGACAGGTGTTACAGTACCGACCACCCCAATCTACCAGACCAGCAGCGGACAGTACA TTACCATTGCTCCTAATGGCACAATCCAGCTGGCAACACCAGGGTCCGAAGGCATTCAGGGACTACAGGCCGTCACTATGGCCAACTCGAGTGGAGCACAGCAAGCCCCCACCATTCTTCAGTACGCTCAGACGCCTGATGGCCAGCAGATACTCGTGCCGAGCAATCAGGTCGTCGTACAAG GTGCAGGAGGAGAAATGCAAACATACCAGATTCGCACAGCACCCTCATCTGCCTCCCTCTCTCAGACCGTAGTTATGACCTCTCCTGTTGGACTGTCCCAGACTAAGTCTGATGATCCAACACTGAAGAGAGAAATTAGGCTTGCAAAgaacag AGAGGCAGCCCGAGAGTGTCGACGGAAGAAAAAGGAGTATGTTAAATGCCTGGAAAACCGTGTCGCTGTACTCGAGAACCAAAACAAGACTCTGATCGAAGAACTCAAAACGTTAAAGGATCTTTACTGCGTTAAAACGGGATAA